The following are encoded together in the Gallaecimonas xiamenensis 3-C-1 genome:
- a CDS encoding acyl-CoA dehydrogenase family protein produces the protein MNFHLTEDQQAFQDTARQFAASELAPNAARWDKEHHFPVEVIKQAGELGFLSLYTPEAAGGLGLSRLDASIVFEQLAMGCTSTTAYMTIHNMATWMVASFGTPEAVAEFCPDLVTGERLASYCLTEPGAGSDAASLTTSARRDGDHYELNGAKVFISGAGSTQVLVVMARTGEAGPGGISAFVVPADLDGIGYGKAEEKMGWNAQPTRMVTFDKVRIPAHYRLGEEGEGFKFAMMGLDGGRINIATCSIGTAQQALDTATQYLKERQQFGKPLAAFQALQFKLADMATELVAARQLVRLAAYKLDVKDPERTAYCAMAKRLATDLGFKICNDALQLHGGYGYIQEYPLERHVRDVRVHQILEGTNEIMRLIIARRLLAEHAHPIL, from the coding sequence GTGAACTTTCACCTGACCGAAGACCAACAGGCCTTCCAAGACACTGCCCGCCAGTTTGCCGCCAGCGAACTGGCCCCCAACGCCGCCCGCTGGGACAAGGAACACCATTTCCCAGTGGAGGTGATCAAGCAGGCCGGCGAACTGGGCTTTTTAAGCCTCTACACCCCGGAAGCGGCCGGTGGCCTGGGGCTTTCCCGCCTGGACGCCAGCATCGTCTTCGAACAGCTGGCCATGGGCTGCACCAGCACCACCGCCTACATGACCATCCACAACATGGCCACCTGGATGGTGGCGAGCTTCGGCACCCCAGAAGCGGTGGCCGAGTTCTGCCCCGACCTGGTGACTGGGGAGCGGCTGGCGTCCTACTGCCTGACCGAGCCGGGTGCCGGCTCCGACGCTGCCAGCCTTACCACCTCGGCCCGCCGCGACGGTGACCATTATGAGCTGAACGGCGCCAAGGTCTTTATCAGCGGTGCCGGCAGCACCCAGGTGCTGGTGGTGATGGCCCGTACCGGCGAAGCCGGCCCCGGCGGCATCAGCGCCTTTGTGGTCCCGGCCGACCTTGACGGCATCGGCTACGGCAAGGCCGAAGAGAAAATGGGCTGGAACGCCCAGCCCACCCGCATGGTCACCTTCGACAAGGTGCGCATTCCCGCCCATTACCGCCTAGGTGAGGAAGGGGAAGGCTTTAAGTTCGCCATGATGGGCCTGGACGGCGGTCGCATCAATATCGCCACCTGCTCCATCGGCACTGCCCAGCAGGCCCTGGACACCGCCACCCAGTACCTCAAGGAGCGCCAGCAGTTCGGCAAGCCCCTGGCTGCCTTCCAGGCCCTGCAGTTCAAGCTGGCGGACATGGCCACCGAACTGGTGGCGGCGCGTCAGCTGGTGCGCCTGGCGGCCTACAAGCTGGACGTCAAAGACCCGGAAAGGACCGCCTATTGCGCCATGGCCAAACGCCTGGCCACGGATCTGGGCTTTAAGATCTGCAACGACGCCCTGCAACTGCACGGCGGCTACGGTTATATCCAGGAATACCCCCTGGAGCGCCACGTGCGGGACGTGCGGGTACACCAGATCCTGGAAGGCACCAACGAGATCATGCGGCTCATCATAGCCCGGCGCCTCTTGGCCGAGCACGCCCACCCCATTTTGTAA
- a CDS encoding CBS domain-containing protein, producing MNNFSAIATVGMSDVERFVDAEYPAQLGLESPAAWITTDFARRAPLVIEHDVKVDDALYMMKKAHVKAKLVVDAQNRFLGIVSASDLQSHKVLMQATSKSIPRSEITVRDVMTDKAHLHGFAYQELENASIGDVLYTLQELGEQHVLLLDKSMQSLRGMISAADIARALHIPIDITQRAHSFAEVFHVLKSA from the coding sequence ATGAACAACTTTTCTGCCATTGCCACCGTCGGCATGTCTGACGTGGAACGCTTTGTCGACGCCGAATATCCCGCCCAACTGGGGCTGGAGAGTCCTGCCGCCTGGATCACCACCGACTTTGCCCGCCGTGCTCCTTTAGTGATTGAACACGACGTCAAAGTCGACGACGCCCTGTACATGATGAAAAAGGCCCACGTGAAGGCCAAACTGGTGGTAGACGCCCAAAACCGCTTCTTGGGCATCGTCAGCGCCAGCGATCTGCAAAGCCACAAGGTGCTGATGCAGGCAACCAGCAAGAGTATTCCCCGCAGCGAGATCACGGTGCGGGATGTGATGACCGACAAGGCCCACCTGCACGGCTTTGCCTACCAGGAGCTGGAAAACGCCAGCATAGGTGATGTGCTTTATACCCTGCAGGAGTTGGGCGAGCAGCACGTGTTGCTGCTGGATAAGAGCATGCAAAGCCTGCGCGGCATGATTTCCGCCGCCGACATTGCCCGCGCCCTGCACATTCCCATCGACATTACCCAGCGCGCCCACAGCTTTGCCGAAGTTTTCCATGTGCTGAAGTCCGCCTGA
- a CDS encoding enoyl-CoA hydratase/isomerase family protein, whose protein sequence is MTELVQFDELDTANGKCIGVAKLNSEKSLNALSEAMIDLLGPQLRAWEADPRVAMVVLEGAGDRAFCAGGDVVALYNAMKEGGNGGQAVETFFLKEYRLDYQIHCLKKPVLVWGHGIIMGGGLGLMSGASHRVVTETARIAMPEITIGLYPDVGGTYFLSRMPGKSGLFLGLTAANINAADALYVDLADHFIPSEDKGRLFDALCHVSWGETLSLNHEKLTQALKTLEQPARVKMPRGQVKGHQEQIDQLCAGEDLGQIVERICRLESDDAWLTKARDALKHGSPLSAAIVFEQLKRGAKLSLAEAFRLEAGLSWRCGEFGEFQEGVRALLVEKDRQPQWRFGTVADVDPAVLARFFESPWHQHPLADI, encoded by the coding sequence ATGACAGAACTGGTGCAATTCGACGAGCTGGATACCGCCAACGGCAAATGCATAGGGGTAGCCAAGCTCAACAGTGAAAAGTCCCTCAATGCCCTGTCGGAGGCCATGATTGACCTGCTGGGCCCCCAGCTCAGGGCCTGGGAAGCGGACCCCAGGGTGGCCATGGTGGTGCTGGAAGGGGCAGGGGACCGGGCCTTCTGTGCCGGCGGCGACGTGGTGGCCCTTTATAACGCCATGAAAGAAGGCGGCAACGGCGGCCAGGCGGTGGAGACCTTCTTCTTGAAGGAGTACCGCCTGGACTATCAAATCCACTGCCTGAAAAAGCCGGTGTTGGTCTGGGGCCACGGCATCATCATGGGCGGTGGCCTTGGGCTGATGAGCGGCGCCTCCCACCGGGTGGTAACGGAAACGGCCCGCATTGCCATGCCCGAGATCACCATCGGCCTTTACCCGGATGTGGGTGGCACCTATTTCCTGTCGCGCATGCCCGGCAAGAGCGGCCTGTTTTTGGGGCTGACCGCCGCCAACATCAATGCCGCCGACGCCCTTTATGTAGACCTTGCCGACCATTTCATCCCCTCCGAAGACAAGGGCCGCCTCTTTGACGCCCTGTGCCATGTGAGCTGGGGCGAAACCCTGAGCCTGAACCACGAAAAACTGACCCAGGCCCTCAAGACCCTGGAGCAACCGGCCAGGGTCAAGATGCCCCGAGGCCAGGTCAAGGGCCACCAGGAGCAGATTGACCAGCTGTGCGCCGGTGAGGATCTGGGGCAAATCGTCGAACGCATCTGCCGCCTTGAAAGCGACGATGCCTGGCTGACCAAGGCCAGGGATGCCCTCAAGCACGGCAGCCCGCTGTCGGCGGCCATCGTTTTCGAACAGCTCAAACGGGGCGCCAAGCTGAGCCTGGCCGAGGCCTTTCGCCTGGAAGCCGGGCTGTCCTGGCGCTGCGGCGAATTCGGCGAATTCCAAGAAGGGGTCAGGGCCCTGCTGGTGGAAAAGGACCGCCAGCCCCAATGGCGCTTTGGCACTGTCGCAGACGTAGACCCGGCAGTACTGGCCCGGTTCTTCGAGAGCCCCTGGCACCAGCACCCGTTGGCAGACATCTAA
- the putP gene encoding sodium/proline symporter PutP, which translates to METGTLISLAAYFVAMLGIGLYAYRKSTDDVSGYMLGGRGLGPSVTALSAGASDMSGWMLMGLPGAIYVSGVSQIWIAVGLVIGAFLNYVIVAPRLRTYTEVAHDSITIPDFLGNRFDDHKRVLRLISSLVIIIFFTLYTSASLLAGGKLFDSSFGLSYHSGLILTAAVVCAYTLFGGFLAVSMTDFVQGCIMFIALVLVPVVAFTDLGGYSATLGKVEALNPQYLDLFKDAAKTGLAQDMSMLGIISLLAWGLGYFGQPHIIVRFMAIRSVKDVKVARRIGIGWMVVSIIGALATGFVGIAYVAKTQMTLADPETIFIVFSQFLFSPLIGGFLLAAILAAIMSTISSQLLVTSSSLTEDFYKAFLRRDASQKELVTVGRISVLLVSVVAIALAWDRDSSILDQVGNAWAGFGAAFGPVVILSLYWRRMTLRGALAGMIVGAVVVLFWIYGPVKVDGVPLNSWLYAMVPGFILSSLTIYLVSMLSPEPSDAMHGHFDDMKKIIEEHA; encoded by the coding sequence GTGGAAACAGGCACGCTAATTTCGCTGGCAGCTTACTTCGTTGCCATGCTGGGCATCGGCTTGTATGCCTACCGAAAATCCACGGACGACGTGTCCGGTTACATGCTGGGGGGCCGGGGCCTGGGTCCGTCGGTGACCGCCTTGTCGGCCGGTGCCTCGGACATGAGCGGCTGGATGCTGATGGGCCTACCTGGTGCTATCTATGTGTCGGGGGTATCCCAGATCTGGATTGCAGTAGGTTTGGTCATTGGTGCCTTCCTCAACTACGTTATCGTGGCGCCGCGCCTTCGCACCTATACCGAAGTGGCCCATGACTCCATCACCATTCCCGATTTCCTGGGTAACCGCTTTGACGACCATAAACGCGTACTGCGTTTGATCTCCTCACTGGTCATTATTATTTTCTTTACGCTTTATACCTCGGCCTCTTTGCTTGCCGGCGGCAAGTTGTTCGATAGCTCTTTTGGGTTGTCCTATCATTCCGGCTTGATTCTGACGGCAGCCGTAGTGTGTGCCTATACCCTGTTTGGGGGGTTCCTGGCGGTCTCCATGACCGACTTTGTGCAAGGCTGCATCATGTTCATCGCCCTGGTGCTGGTGCCGGTGGTGGCCTTTACCGATCTGGGAGGCTATTCGGCCACCCTGGGTAAGGTCGAAGCCCTCAACCCTCAATACCTGGATTTATTTAAGGATGCGGCGAAAACGGGGCTAGCCCAGGACATGTCGATGCTGGGGATCATCTCCCTATTGGCTTGGGGCCTTGGCTATTTTGGCCAGCCGCACATCATTGTCCGCTTTATGGCTATTCGTAGCGTGAAGGATGTGAAGGTCGCCCGCCGTATCGGCATTGGCTGGATGGTGGTGTCTATTATCGGCGCCCTGGCCACCGGCTTTGTGGGTATCGCCTATGTGGCCAAGACCCAGATGACCCTGGCTGATCCCGAGACCATCTTCATCGTCTTCTCCCAGTTCCTGTTTAGCCCCTTGATCGGCGGTTTCCTGCTGGCGGCCATACTGGCGGCGATCATGAGCACCATTTCCTCCCAGCTGCTGGTGACTTCCAGCTCCCTGACCGAGGACTTCTACAAGGCCTTTTTGCGCCGTGATGCCAGCCAAAAAGAGCTGGTGACCGTTGGACGCATATCGGTGCTGTTGGTCTCGGTAGTGGCCATTGCTCTGGCTTGGGACCGTGATAGCAGCATTCTTGATCAGGTAGGTAACGCCTGGGCTGGCTTTGGTGCCGCCTTTGGCCCTGTGGTGATTCTGAGCCTCTACTGGCGCCGAATGACCTTGCGTGGTGCCTTGGCCGGCATGATAGTGGGCGCCGTGGTTGTGTTGTTCTGGATATACGGCCCCGTGAAGGTTGACGGTGTACCGCTCAACTCTTGGCTTTACGCCATGGTGCCTGGTTTTATCTTAAGTTCACTGACGATCTATCTGGTCAGCATGCTCAGTCCTGAGCCTTCTGATGCTATGCATGGCCACTTCGATGACATGAAAAAGATCATCGAAGAGCATGCCTAA
- a CDS encoding HlyD family secretion protein: MKIRFQGDKRDDPTLDAGVKVKYAPAKRLAFKLRWYLILLLVVSPILIFSWILLRDEVLVVAPAILTSEPIKVSPPEEAEVQQLLVKTGEEVKAGQPLVRLQSPVLDAEQSEVTSQLATLGGSTQAAQDRILASLSSAVESAQVGLAEQDSLVASFRDYRKRGIVPTADMAAILAAHSQAEVTLSNAKAALARELLRLAENQVAGPTVQAKRQLQRDLVRLDARLQQLTVKAPFDGRVVDSAVQTGEPVAGDRPLLWLAPKGAFWIHAYVPPRHINYAQPGSKVTVRFPDGTRLNATVVQPSELATELPRQLANPFEAQKATLKVTLQLNEPLPPRLRVEGLPLEVRFHYLW; this comes from the coding sequence ATGAAGATCCGCTTTCAGGGCGACAAGCGCGACGATCCCACCTTGGATGCCGGGGTCAAGGTCAAATATGCCCCCGCTAAGCGCCTGGCCTTCAAACTGCGCTGGTACCTGATCCTGCTGCTGGTGGTAAGCCCGATCCTCATCTTCAGTTGGATACTGCTGCGTGATGAAGTCTTGGTGGTGGCACCGGCCATACTGACGTCGGAACCCATCAAGGTCAGCCCTCCAGAGGAGGCCGAAGTCCAGCAGCTGCTGGTCAAGACCGGCGAAGAAGTGAAGGCCGGCCAACCCCTGGTGCGCCTGCAAAGCCCGGTGCTGGATGCCGAGCAGAGCGAAGTGACCAGCCAATTGGCCACCCTTGGGGGCTCCACCCAGGCGGCGCAAGACAGGATATTGGCCAGCCTGTCCAGTGCCGTGGAGTCAGCCCAGGTCGGCCTTGCCGAGCAAGACTCCCTGGTGGCCAGTTTCAGGGATTATCGCAAAAGAGGCATAGTGCCCACCGCCGATATGGCCGCCATACTGGCTGCCCACAGCCAAGCCGAGGTGACCCTGAGCAACGCCAAGGCAGCCCTGGCAAGAGAACTGTTGCGCCTGGCCGAGAACCAGGTAGCAGGTCCCACAGTCCAGGCCAAACGCCAATTACAGCGAGACTTGGTACGGCTCGATGCCCGCCTGCAGCAATTGACCGTCAAGGCCCCATTTGACGGCCGAGTGGTGGACAGCGCCGTCCAGACCGGTGAGCCTGTGGCTGGCGATCGGCCCCTGCTGTGGCTGGCCCCCAAAGGCGCCTTTTGGATCCACGCCTATGTACCGCCCCGCCATATCAACTATGCCCAGCCCGGCAGCAAGGTGACGGTGCGCTTCCCCGACGGCACCCGCCTCAATGCCACTGTGGTGCAGCCCAGCGAGCTGGCCACGGAGCTGCCGCGCCAATTGGCCAATCCTTTTGAGGCCCAGAAGGCCACCCTCAAGGTGACGTTGCAGTTGAACGAGCCCCTGCCCCCCAGGTTGCGGGTGGAAGGTCTACCTTTAGAGGTGAGATTCCACTATCTGTGGTAA
- a CDS encoding SDR family oxidoreductase, producing MNNAVIAVTGAARGLGQAMAVMLAGQGAKLALIDMDKDALNDTLGLVEEAGSQGRCYGCNITDEAAVEQTFAQIGEDFGTLNGLINNAGIMRDGMLLKVRDGQVSKMSLEQFQSVIDVNVTGTFLCGREAAATMVAKGAKGVIINISSVSRAGNMGQTNYSASKAAVATMAITWGKELARFGIRTGAIAPGVIKTAMTDQMKPEAIARMEQAIPAGRMGLPAEIAHGVKFIFENDYFTARVLEIDGGIRI from the coding sequence ATGAACAATGCTGTGATCGCCGTGACCGGCGCCGCCCGTGGTTTGGGCCAGGCCATGGCGGTCATGCTGGCCGGCCAAGGCGCCAAGCTGGCCCTGATTGACATGGACAAGGACGCCCTCAACGACACCCTGGGCCTGGTGGAAGAGGCTGGCAGCCAAGGCCGCTGTTATGGCTGCAACATCACCGACGAAGCCGCCGTTGAACAGACCTTCGCCCAGATCGGCGAAGACTTCGGTACCCTTAACGGCCTCATCAACAACGCTGGCATCATGCGCGACGGCATGCTGCTCAAGGTCCGCGACGGCCAGGTCAGCAAGATGAGCCTGGAGCAGTTCCAATCGGTTATCGACGTCAATGTCACCGGCACCTTCCTGTGCGGCCGGGAAGCGGCCGCCACCATGGTGGCCAAGGGCGCCAAAGGGGTCATCATCAACATCTCCAGCGTGTCCCGCGCCGGCAACATGGGCCAGACCAACTACTCGGCGTCCAAGGCGGCCGTGGCCACCATGGCCATCACCTGGGGTAAGGAACTGGCCCGTTTCGGGATCCGTACCGGCGCCATCGCCCCCGGGGTCATCAAGACCGCCATGACCGATCAGATGAAGCCCGAAGCCATTGCCCGCATGGAGCAGGCAATACCCGCAGGGCGAATGGGTTTGCCGGCGGAAATTGCCCACGGCGTGAAGTTCATCTTCGAAAATGACTATTTCACCGCTCGCGTGCTGGAAATTGACGGCGGCATTCGCATTTAA
- a CDS encoding diguanylate cyclase domain-containing protein encodes MPVPAPSILWIGTAPATLPPNCQWQADWQALEEVPADLDGLVLALSEPEQDQALMAIRAHPQLWLLPLFVQGASPLSGHLADGRFGPQRLESLSLFAQRRQSLKLDPNQGLTEKLAAFLWVHPEFELLPRPLPSAPELYDYPLLEAWDPSRQDELMWLAMLERDKVLTSTGLVDRVRYCAQCQSGHLNYLETCPQCSSIDVEPESALHCFTCGHVAAQDQFLRKGRLICPNCLTQLRHIGSDYDRPMENLVCRSCKAHFVDGDVMARCLSCGHSNHPDDLLQRQVFKFKLGDQGVRMARHGHSHGLLAPQLGETVPPQHFHWLLSWTNRLAQRHQLSHLFMAIHCNNLEAYLAEHGELRTFTLIDTLLNRLRNILRSTDVVTAYGQDMLCFLLPLTHEDSTEVLRKKLLEVQDQQQEDGLTFSFLVRDLPEADIGDAPDLWLAQQLNAFNRP; translated from the coding sequence CCCTCGATACTCTGGATAGGTACAGCCCCTGCCACCCTGCCCCCCAACTGCCAATGGCAGGCTGACTGGCAGGCCTTGGAAGAGGTACCGGCCGATCTCGACGGCCTGGTCCTGGCCCTGTCGGAGCCCGAGCAGGACCAAGCCCTTATGGCTATCCGTGCCCATCCCCAACTGTGGCTGCTGCCCCTGTTCGTGCAGGGAGCAAGCCCCCTGTCAGGGCATCTGGCCGACGGTCGTTTCGGGCCCCAGCGGCTCGAGTCCTTGTCGCTGTTTGCCCAACGCCGACAAAGCCTCAAGCTGGATCCCAACCAGGGTCTGACCGAAAAACTGGCCGCCTTCCTCTGGGTGCACCCCGAGTTCGAATTACTGCCAAGGCCGTTGCCCAGCGCTCCCGAACTCTACGACTACCCCCTGTTGGAAGCCTGGGACCCAAGCCGCCAGGACGAACTGATGTGGTTGGCCATGCTGGAACGGGACAAGGTGCTGACCAGCACCGGGCTGGTAGACAGGGTACGCTACTGCGCCCAATGCCAGTCGGGCCACCTTAATTACCTGGAAACCTGCCCCCAGTGCAGCAGCATAGATGTGGAGCCCGAGTCGGCCCTGCACTGCTTCACCTGCGGTCATGTGGCGGCTCAGGACCAGTTTCTGCGCAAGGGACGGCTGATCTGTCCCAACTGCCTGACCCAGCTTCGCCATATCGGCTCCGATTACGACAGACCCATGGAAAACCTGGTGTGCCGCAGCTGTAAGGCCCATTTTGTCGACGGGGACGTCATGGCCCGCTGCCTGAGTTGTGGCCACAGCAATCACCCGGACGACCTGCTGCAGCGCCAGGTGTTTAAATTCAAGCTCGGTGACCAGGGGGTGCGCATGGCACGTCACGGCCACAGCCATGGCCTGCTGGCGCCGCAGCTGGGAGAGACAGTACCGCCCCAGCATTTCCATTGGTTGCTGAGCTGGACCAACCGCCTGGCCCAGCGCCACCAGCTCAGCCACCTGTTCATGGCCATCCATTGCAACAACCTGGAGGCCTACCTGGCCGAACATGGCGAGCTGCGCACCTTCACCCTCATCGACACCCTGCTCAACCGGCTGCGCAACATACTGCGTAGCACCGATGTGGTTACCGCCTACGGCCAGGACATGCTTTGCTTCCTGTTGCCCCTGACCCACGAAGACAGCACAGAGGTACTACGCAAAAAATTGCTGGAGGTGCAGGATCAGCAGCAGGAAGACGGCCTGACCTTTTCCTTCCTGGTGCGTGACCTGCCGGAGGCCGACATTGGCGACGCTCCCGACCTCTGGCTGGCCCAGCAACTCAACGCCTTCAACCGCCCATGA
- a CDS encoding glycosyltransferase family 2 protein, translating to MSSLEYFLHWVSFGLLNDSHLLAKLLPMLILFEMPLMMLVLTGIARYYRRRHLAPQGPQRLYQPRVSCIVTCYSEGRDVLKTMQSLVEQSYQGVIEVIMVVDGAVQNKATFSAAQQGASRYRGLANRKVLVLPKWQRGGRVSSLNAGLSWAKGDIVMALDGDTSFDATMVSELVKHFADPHTLAAGGGLRVRNWRQSLATRMQAIEYLISMQGGRTGLAQWDLLNNISGAFGSFRRRPLQRMGGWDTHTAEDLDMTLRLNQYRRRHPSLRLPYEPAAVGHTDVPATWRQLFTQRLRWDGDLLFMYLRKHKDGLRPRLMGLKSFLFILVYGIGQNILLPFLIVLFTLWLLINYPLALVMSLFLVLYGLYLGLGSLLFCVYLLAISERPRQDVRLLPFLVLYPLYSFVMRMVSVVALINEWLRRSHEESSMAPWWVLKRGRKF from the coding sequence ATGAGCAGCCTGGAATACTTCCTGCACTGGGTCAGCTTCGGGCTGCTCAACGACAGCCATTTGTTGGCCAAGCTGCTGCCGATGCTGATCCTCTTTGAGATGCCGCTGATGATGCTGGTGCTGACCGGTATCGCCCGTTACTACCGGCGCCGGCATCTGGCGCCCCAGGGGCCGCAACGTCTCTACCAGCCCAGGGTGTCCTGTATCGTGACTTGCTACAGCGAAGGGCGGGACGTGCTCAAGACCATGCAGAGCCTGGTGGAACAGAGCTACCAGGGGGTGATCGAAGTGATCATGGTGGTGGACGGTGCCGTCCAGAACAAAGCCACCTTCAGTGCCGCCCAGCAGGGTGCCAGCCGCTACAGGGGCCTGGCCAACCGCAAGGTACTGGTGTTGCCCAAATGGCAGCGGGGTGGCCGGGTGTCGTCCCTCAATGCCGGCTTGAGTTGGGCCAAGGGGGATATCGTCATGGCCCTGGACGGCGATACCTCCTTTGACGCAACCATGGTCAGCGAACTGGTCAAGCACTTTGCCGATCCCCACACCCTGGCGGCCGGCGGCGGCTTGCGGGTGCGCAACTGGCGCCAAAGCCTGGCCACCCGCATGCAGGCCATCGAATACCTTATTTCCATGCAAGGTGGGCGCACCGGCCTGGCCCAGTGGGACCTGCTCAATAACATTTCGGGAGCCTTCGGCTCCTTTCGCCGGCGCCCTTTGCAGCGTATGGGCGGCTGGGACACCCACACCGCCGAAGATCTGGACATGACGCTGCGCCTGAACCAGTACCGCCGGCGCCACCCCAGCTTGCGCCTGCCCTACGAACCGGCGGCGGTAGGCCACACCGACGTACCTGCCACCTGGCGCCAGCTGTTTACCCAACGGCTGCGCTGGGACGGCGACCTGCTGTTCATGTACCTGCGCAAACACAAGGATGGCCTGCGGCCAAGGCTGATGGGCCTCAAGTCCTTCTTGTTCATCCTGGTCTACGGCATAGGTCAGAACATACTGCTGCCCTTCCTTATCGTGCTGTTCACCCTCTGGCTGCTGATCAATTATCCCCTGGCCCTGGTGATGTCTCTGTTCCTGGTGCTTTACGGCCTCTATCTGGGCCTGGGCAGCCTGCTGTTCTGCGTCTACCTGCTGGCCATTTCCGAGCGGCCGCGCCAGGACGTCAGGTTGTTGCCCTTTTTGGTTCTCTACCCTTTGTACAGCTTCGTGATGCGCATGGTTAGCGTGGTAGCCCTTATCAATGAATGGCTGCGCCGCAGCCATGAGGAATCGTCCATGGCCCCCTGGTGGGTGCTCAAACGAGGAAGGAAGTTCTGA
- a CDS encoding enoyl-CoA hydratase encodes MKAPLDLQFDGHVAVLTLNNPPANTWTAESLRGLAAAVEELNANKNVYALVVRSVSDKFFSAGADLKVFADGDKDVAAEMAHLFGRAFETLSDFRGVSIAAINGYAMGGGLEVALACDLRIAEEQALMALPEAKVGLLPCAGGTQNLTHLVGEGWAKRIILCGEQVNAAKALEIGLVEEVVAKGESFEAAMTLARQVGNQSPMAVAYCKKLVQTCRHAPLAQGLAKEREYFVKLFDGHDQREGVQAFLEKRQPKWQNT; translated from the coding sequence GTGAAAGCACCTTTGGATCTGCAGTTTGACGGCCACGTGGCGGTACTGACCCTCAACAACCCGCCGGCCAACACCTGGACCGCCGAAAGCCTGCGTGGCCTGGCTGCCGCCGTCGAGGAACTCAACGCCAATAAGAACGTCTACGCCCTGGTAGTGCGATCGGTCAGCGACAAGTTCTTCAGCGCCGGGGCCGACCTCAAGGTCTTTGCCGACGGCGACAAGGACGTGGCAGCGGAAATGGCCCACCTGTTCGGCAGGGCCTTCGAGACCCTCTCGGATTTTCGCGGTGTCTCCATCGCCGCCATCAACGGCTACGCCATGGGCGGCGGCCTGGAAGTGGCCCTGGCCTGTGACCTGCGTATCGCCGAGGAGCAGGCGCTGATGGCCCTGCCGGAAGCCAAGGTAGGGCTGCTGCCCTGCGCCGGTGGTACCCAGAACCTCACCCACCTGGTGGGGGAGGGCTGGGCCAAGCGCATCATCCTTTGCGGCGAGCAGGTTAACGCCGCCAAGGCCCTGGAAATTGGTCTGGTCGAAGAGGTGGTGGCCAAGGGCGAAAGCTTCGAGGCTGCCATGACCCTGGCTCGCCAGGTGGGCAACCAAAGCCCCATGGCGGTCGCCTACTGCAAGAAACTGGTGCAGACCTGCCGCCATGCGCCGCTGGCACAGGGCCTGGCCAAGGAGCGGGAGTATTTCGTCAAGCTCTTTGACGGCCACGATCAGCGCGAAGGGGTGCAGGCCTTCTTGGAAAAACGACAACCCAAGTGGCAGAACACATGA
- the mmsB gene encoding 3-hydroxyisobutyrate dehydrogenase, whose product MKIAFIGLGNMGGPMARNLLKAGHQVVAVDLNREAVQELVSAGASAGDLAQAAQCQVVISMLPAGRHVASLYLGDDGLLAKLAKGTLVIDSSTIDAATAKLVHQHAEPLGIDFVDAPVSGGTAGAAAGTLTFIVGGQDSAFDRAKPVLDAMGANIFHAGGAGAGQVAKICNNMLLSVLMAGTCEALQLGLAHGLDATVLSNIMKVSSGGNWVLEKYNPVPGVMENAPASKGYQGGFMSQLMSKDLELAMGAAGEVAAPVPMGALARSLYQMHNKKGNGTKDFSSLLALFEE is encoded by the coding sequence ATGAAAATCGCGTTTATCGGTCTTGGCAACATGGGCGGCCCCATGGCCCGCAACCTGCTCAAGGCCGGCCACCAGGTGGTGGCCGTGGATCTCAACCGCGAGGCGGTCCAGGAGCTGGTTAGCGCCGGTGCCAGCGCCGGCGACCTGGCCCAGGCGGCCCAGTGCCAGGTGGTGATCTCCATGCTGCCGGCCGGCCGCCACGTGGCCAGCCTCTACCTGGGTGACGACGGGCTGCTGGCCAAACTGGCCAAGGGCACCCTGGTTATCGACTCGTCCACCATAGACGCCGCCACCGCCAAGCTGGTGCACCAGCACGCCGAGCCTCTTGGCATCGACTTTGTGGACGCCCCGGTCTCCGGCGGCACCGCCGGCGCTGCTGCCGGCACCCTGACCTTTATCGTCGGCGGCCAGGACAGCGCCTTTGACCGTGCCAAGCCGGTGCTGGACGCCATGGGCGCCAACATTTTCCATGCCGGCGGCGCCGGTGCCGGCCAGGTGGCCAAGATCTGCAACAACATGCTGCTGTCGGTACTGATGGCCGGCACCTGCGAGGCGTTGCAGCTGGGCTTGGCCCACGGCCTGGACGCCACAGTGCTGTCCAACATCATGAAGGTCAGCTCCGGCGGCAACTGGGTTTTGGAAAAGTACAACCCGGTGCCCGGCGTCATGGAAAACGCCCCGGCCTCCAAAGGCTACCAAGGGGGCTTTATGAGCCAGCTGATGAGTAAGGATCTGGAACTGGCCATGGGCGCTGCCGGCGAAGTGGCGGCCCCGGTTCCCATGGGCGCCCTGGCGCGCTCGCTGTATCAAATGCATAACAAGAAAGGCAACGGCACCAAGGACTTTTCGTCCCTGCTGGCGCTCTTTGAGGAGTAA